From Carassius auratus strain Wakin chromosome 1, ASM336829v1, whole genome shotgun sequence, the proteins below share one genomic window:
- the LOC113105365 gene encoding ras-associated and pleckstrin homology domains-containing protein 1-like isoform X1 produces MEQVSDEELDHAAEEDSDKEDQDLDQMFGTWLGELDKLTQSLDDGRPEKMQKAPLRQETNLANFSYRFSMYNINEAINQGETVDLDALMADLCSIEQELSTIGKPMSKTSDGKSRQRPTGRSASTKHTGGGSSGGSTSSSTRASPASTVRAGSSQSRPLASNISLDDITAQLERASLSMDEAARQTSQSSSSSSSSYSSATLSHPTSHTHHRRTGSVGTVSDQEVHSIGHSSRSSINSASASSMDSLDIRGQENEVQSQNQNQSQTSTEHVSLRRANGKATRRHLDFTSQEGEVDQSTHSYLDRETSLILKNIAGKPSHLLTKEEQAAKAKAEKIRVALEKIKEAQVKKLVIRVHMSDESSKTMMVDERQMVRQVLDSLLDKSHCGYSPDWALVETIPELQMERIFEDHENLVENLLNWTRDSQNKLMFIERIEKYALFKNPQNYLLGRKESSEMADRNKEALLEECFCGSSVSVPEIEGVLWLKEDGKKSWKKRYFLLRASGIYFVPKGKAKASRDLVCFLQLDHVNVYYGQEYRSKFKAPTDYCLVLKHPQIQKKSQYIKYLCCDDVRTLHQWVNGIRIAKYGKQLYVNYQEAMKRTEAAYDWSSLSSTSIKSETSSVSTPESQSHSSQADSGMSDGTSSSHARSQSVVSSIFSEAWKRGTQIEESTRTRPESIRSTHSSHSSHSSHRVPQQQLSHPQQQSHPYSVPLSHGSVNQAPTQAQVPPQATPAPQPPTPPPPPPPPPISNIPHHATPTVFAKYSTITRLQNATQATIHHKPQTVVQQQVPPVPLASKPQSNNVPPGANIPPPPPPPPPAPMPPPGSAMAVLKLGPPAPATVLQSYPPPSPSSPPPPSPIMPMQTQPLPLSPPIMPMQTQPLPPPPPIMSLQSQPLPPPPSIMSLQSQPLPPPPSIMPVQSQPLPPPPPIMPVQSQPLPPPPSIMPVQSQPLPSPQPLVPIQSQPLPPPQPIVPIQSQPFPPPPPPLQANGLSPPPPPFTVQATFISNGHNQVLAHKFPSVPQDVIPPANQIHYPPPPPPPPSAPTLPPQQHAAPNPPPPPPPPPPPSATMQLPIHPAVMPKTFTGGFPPLTAPKPSYGILPASPVAPSPQTPVPPPPPPPPPPLPNAPLKNQPPPTLPKQHSISKTRQTSSVPSLVKQLASQFPVASPATTNQTESQSHKAPQSPPAVKAKPKWQAVGQGQQQQRSPEFPLPPPESTLVFPSPATPTPPPPPPLPMSGSPIRKSPSGSSAGVKKPPLPPPESTLAFPSPPTPPPPPPPPPPPPLPMSGSPIRKSPSGSSAGVKKPPPTPQRNISAKYNASVDNQESCRNLVSKFNPSSASSTTTSNSSTSKDLSTSPRAPPKPGKLNLANLPLVLQNKLNQNHQSTADFPSPPPPENYIFPPPPQESDLPPPPPLPGDPNGLSPKVAVVNPQPQSTWGKSSMKKTQPQASVHCNNTFRESPSLSPPSIQGGPVPPSSKGTTQPNFLEDLNKTLKRKSLRVSGDKVDPLTTMDDMALPPPPPELLHDQLRHSGSGYMSGNISGYATLRRGPPPAPPKRDHSTKLTN; encoded by the exons AGTTTGGATGATGGGCGTCCAGAGAAAATGCAGAAAGCTCCACTCAGACAGGAAACAAATCTTGCCAACTTCTCCTACCGTTTCTCTATGTACAACATCAACG AAGCCATTAACCAAGGTGAGACAGTGGACCTGGACGCCCTCATGGCTGACCTGTGTTCAATAGAACAAGAGCTCAGCACTATCGGCAAACCCATGAGCAAGACCTCAGATGGCAAATCTAGACAAAGACCCACAGGCCGCTCGGCCAGCACCAAACACACCGGAGGGGGCAGCAGCGGAGGAAGCACCAGCAGCAGCACCAGAGCTTCTCCTGCTTCCACCGTACGCGCTGGCAGCAGCCAATCACGACCCCTGGCCTCCAACATCTCCCTGGATGACATCACCGCTCAGCTAGAAAGGGCCTCCCTGAGCATGGACGAGGCAGCAAGGCAGACTTCTCAATCATCCtcgtcatcctcctcctcatatTCATCTGCAACTCTGTCTCACCCGACTTCTCACACACATCATCGCCGCACAGGATCGGTTGGTACGGTCAGTGACCAGGAAGTGCACTCGATCGGTCATTCATCCAGGTCGAGCATCAATTCTGCCTCGGCATCCAGCATGGACTCACTGGACATCCGAGGGCAGGAGAATGAGGTGCAGTCACAGAATCAGAACCAAAGCCAGACTAGCACAgag CATGTCTCACTGCGAAGGGCCAATGGTAAAGCTACCAGACGGCATCTTGACTTCACCTCACAGGAGGGGGAGGTGGATCAAAGTACT CACTCGTATCTGGACAGGGAGACCTCTCTGATTCTGAAAAACATTGCAGGAAAACCCTCTCACCTGCTGACCAAG GAGGAGCAGGCGGCCAAAGCGAAGGCTGAGAAAATCCGTGTGGCACTAGAGAAAATTAAAGAAGCCCAGGTGAAAAAG CTGGTGATACGTGTACACATGTCAGATGAGAGTTCAAAGACCATGATGGTGGATGAGAGGCAGATGGTCAGGCAGGTGCTGGACAGTCTGCTGGATAAATCTCACTGCGGTTACAGTCCAGACTGGGCTCTGGTTGAAACCATCCCTGAGCTACAGATGG agagaaTTTTTGAAGACCATGAGAACCTGGTGGAGAACTTGCTCAACTGGACCAGAGACAGCCAAAACAAACTCATGTTCATTGAACGGATTGAAAAGTATGCACTTTTCAAAAATCCACAG AACTATTTACTTGGGAGGAAGGAGTCCTCTGAGATGGCAGACAGAAACAAGGAGGCATTGCTGGAG GAATGTTTTTGTGGAAGCTCAGTGTCTGTTCCTGAAATCGAGGGAGTGTTGTGGTTGAAGGAGGATGGCAAAAAGTCTTGGAAGAAGCGCTACTTTCTTCTGAGGGCATCTGGCATCTATTTTGTGCCAAAGGGCAAAGCCAAG GCTTCAAGGGATTTGGTGTGCTTCCTGCAGTTGGACcatgttaatgtttattatgGTCAGGAATACCGGAGCAAGTTCAAGGCCCCCACCGACTACTGCCTGGTCCTCAAG CACCCTCAGATCCAGAAGAAGTCACAGTATATCAAATACTTATGCTGTGATGATGTCAGAACTCTACACCAATGGGTCAATGGCATTCGTATTGCTAAG tatggGAAGCAATTGTATGTGAACTATCAGGAAGCCATGAAGCGCACTGAGGCTGCCTATGACTGGTCTTCTCTCTCCAGCACCAGCATCAAGTCAGAAACAAGCTCAGTCAGTACACCTG AGTCACAGTCACACTCCAGCCAGGCAGACAGTGGTATGTCAGATGGTACTTCATCCTCCCATGCCCGCTCCCAGAGTGTAGTCAGTTCAATCTTCTCTGAGGCATGGAAGAGAGGGACTCAAATAGAGGAGAGCACAAGG ACAAGGCCAGAATCAATCCGTTCTACCCATTCAAGCCATAGCAGCCATTCTTCTCATCGTGTGCCTCAACAGCAGCTTTCACACCCACAGCAACAGTCACATCCATATTCAGTTCCACTGTCACATGGAAGTGTCAATCAGGCACCGACACAGGCACAAGTACCACCCCAGGCAACTCCAGCCCCACAACCACCTACTCCACCACCCCCTCCACCCCCTCCTCCAATTTCCAATATCCCCCACCATGCCACACCTACAGTGTTCGCCAAATACAGCACAATCACTCGGCTTCAGAATGCCACTCAGGCCACAATTCACCACAAGCCTCAGACTGTAGTACAGCAGCAAGTGCCACCTGTCCCACTGGCCTCCAAACCACAATCAAACAATGTTCCACCAGGGGCTAATATCCCaccccctcctcctccacctccacctgccCCAATGCCTCCACCTGGATCAGCTATGGCTGTTTTGAAACTTGGTCCTCCAGCCCCAGCAACAGTTCTTCAGTCCTACCCTCCTCCTTCCCCCTCATCTCCACCACCTCCTTCTCCCATAATGCCCATGCAGACACAGCCTCTACCACTTTCACCTCCCATTATGCCAATGCAAACACAGCCTTTACCACCTCCTCCTCCCATAATGTCCTTGCAGTCACAGCCTTTACCACCTCCTCCTTCCATAATGTCCTTGCAGTCACAGCCTTTACCACCTCCTCCTTCCATAATGCCTGTGCAGTCACAGCCTTTACCACCTCCTCCTCCCATAATGCCTGTGCAGTCACAGCCTTTACCACCTCCTCCGTCCATAATGCCTGTGCAGTCACAGCCTTTACCATCTCCTCAACCCTTAGTGCCAATCCAGTCACAACCCCTGCCACCTCCTCAACCCATAGTGCCAATCCAGTCACAGCCATTCCCACCTCCTCCACCCCCTCTGCAGGCTAATGGCCTTTCCCCTCCTCCGCCTCCCTTTACAGTACAGGCAACTTTCATATCCAATGGACACAATCAGGTCCTTGCCCACAAATTTCCCAGTGTACCCCAGGATGTAATACCACCAGCCAATCAGATCCATTatcctccacctccaccaccgCCACCATCAGCACCTACACTCCCTCCTCAACAGCATGCAGCTCCAAATCCACCACCACCgcctcctcctccaccacctccatcAGCTACTATGCAGCTGCCGATTCATCCTGCAGTTATGCCCAAAACTTTCACTGGTGGATTTCCACCCCTGACAGCACCAAAACCTTCGTATGGCATTCTTCCAGCATCCCCAGTGGCTCCATCACCTCAAACTCCAGTACCACCACCTCCcccaccaccacctcctcctctACCTAATGCACCACTGAAGAACCAACCCCCACCTACACTACCCAAGCAACACAGCATCTCCAAGACACGCCAAACCTCTTCAGTGCCATCTCTGGTTAAGCAGCTTGCTAGCCAGTTTCCTGTTGCATCTCCTGCAACGACCAATCAAACTGAGTCTCAAAGTCACAAAGCTCCCCAGTCCCCACCTGCAGTGAAGGCTAAACCAAAATGGCAGGCTGTAGGTCAAGGCCAGCAGCAACAGAGGTCACCTGAATTTCCACTGCCGCCTCCAGAGAGTACCCTTGTCTTTCCTTCACCTGCAACTCCgacaccaccacctcctcctcctcttcctatGTCAGGCTCCCCTATCAGGAAATCCCCCTCTGGCTCATCTGCAGGGGTCAAGAAACCTCCACTGCCTCCTCCAGAGAGTACCCTTGCTTTTCCTTCACCCCCAACTCCgccaccaccacctcctcctcctcctcctcctcctcttcctatGTCAGGCTCCCCTATCAGGAAATCCCCCTCTGGCTCATCTGCAGGGGTCAAGAAACCTCCACCGACTCCTCAACGCAACATCAGTGCAAAGTACAATGCCTCTGTGGACAACCAGGAGTCCTGCAGGAACTTGGTGAGCAAGTTTAACCCCAGTTCTGCTTCATCTACAACAACCTCTAATAGCTCAACCTCCAAGGATCTTTCCACAAGTCCCCGTGCACCCCCTAAACCAGGGAAGCTCAATCTGGCAAATCTTCCTTTGGTTTTGCAGAATAAATTAAATCAGAACCACCAATCGACTGCAGACTTCCCATCCCCTCCACCCCCAGAAAATTACATCTTCCCCCCTCCCCCACAGGAGTCTGACCTTCCTCCACCACCACCCCTTCCAGGTGATCCAAATGGTTTGTCTCCAAAGGTGGCTGTGGTCAATCCTCAGCCCCAGTCTACTTGGGGCAAGAGTTCCATGAAGAAGACACAACCTCAAGCATCAGTTCACTGTAACAATACTTTTAGGGAGTCTCCATCCCTCTCACCACCTTCCATACAAGGGGGCCCTGTTCCTCCTTCTTCCAAAGGCACCACACAGCCAAACTTCTTGGAGGACCTTAATAAGACACTGAAACGGAAGTCCTTACGAGTCTCTGGAGACAAAGTGGACCCTCTGACCACAATGGATGACATGGCTTTGCCACCACCTCCACCTGAACTTCTGCATGATCAATTGAGACACAGTGGTAGTGGCTATATGTCCGGGAATATCTCAGGCTATGCAACGCTACGGCGAGGGCCGCCTCCTGCCCCTCCCAAGCGGGACCACAGCACCAAACTAACAAACTAG